In Xyrauchen texanus isolate HMW12.3.18 chromosome 14, RBS_HiC_50CHRs, whole genome shotgun sequence, the following are encoded in one genomic region:
- the zgc:113337 gene encoding OX-2 membrane glycoprotein isoform X1 has translation MLNALIYRMIVVSLPRCLHIWVSLALVPRLQGRVSAPAHLEALVEHPFTLSCTLVKAKGESVHQIRWMDVQNQTLIAYQPGQQDSLSGQQHVELAASPRDASAITIKRVSYRDEGCYTCIFDVYPRGSREGQTCLTVTASVIPDGNKTAVGGKHTSLACRFGLPEKVKQVLWKKIVNKAESREVAFFAKQSDPVIEKEYVDRASLSPSLSDTQLTLWPVRTEDEGCYTCEFHTYPDGTKSATSCLTIFVLPKPQVSYKTTSPGVIEANCTAIARPQAEIVWNVEGDNRTIGPPVSTAIQQSDGTTLVISTLTIRAGLLKDVSVKCLVHHKGLETAIAVSMNTKIGTALAILISVTTVAFLLVLCLCICLWKCVLRKDEPEEQRLPRRGREDRETSS, from the exons ATGTTAAATGCTCTAATATATAGG ATGATTGTGGTCTCCTTGCCAAGATGTCTACACATCTGGGTGTCATTGGCATTGGTGCCCAGACTACAAG GCAGGGTCTCGGCTCCAGCACACCTGGAAGCCCTGGTGGAACATCCCTTCACTCTGAGCTGCACACTGGTCAAGGCTAAAGGAGAATCAGTTCATCAGATCCGCTGGATGGATGTTCAGAACCAGACATTAATCGCTTACCAGCCTGGTCAGCAAGACAGCTTGAGTGGTCAACAGCATGTGGAGCTAGCTGCCTCCCCCCGTGATGCCAGTGCTATCACCATCAAACGGGTCAGCTACAGGGATGAGGGATGCTACACTTGTATCTTTGACGTTTACCCCAGAGGATCAAGGGAGGGACAGACCTGCCTTACTGTTACTG CATCCGTGATTCCAGATGGTAACAAGACTGCAGTGGGTGGTAAACACACCTCTCTGGCCTGTCGGTTTGGCCTGCCTGAGAAAGTCAAGCAGGTGTTGTGGAAGAAGATTGTTAATAAGGCAGAATCTCGTGAAGTTGCGTTTTTCGCTAAGCAGAGTGATCCTGTAATTGAAAAAGAGTATGTGGACCGTGCAAGTCTAAGCCCTTCCCTGTCTGACACCCAGCTTACATTATGGCCAGTCAGAACTGAAGATGAGGGCTGCTACACCTGTGAGTTCCACACGTACCCAGATGGCACTAAGAGTGCCACAAGTTGCCTCACTATATTTG TCCTGCCTAAACCTCAAGTAAGCTACAAGACCACATCTCCAGGAGTGATTGAGGCTAACTGTACTGCCATTGCCCGGCCACAGGCTGAAATAGTATGGAACGTTGAGGGTGATAACAGGACCATTGGTCCACCTGTATCTACCGCTATCCAGCAGAGTGACGGCACTACTCTGGTCATCAGTACATTGACCATACGGGCTGGACTCCTGAAGGATGTCTCTGTCAAATGTCTTGTTCACCACAAAGGACTTGAGACTGCCATTGCTGTTTCTATGAACACTAAGA tCGGGACAGCGCTTGCTATCCTGATATCAGTGACAACTGTAGCATTCCTTCTGGTTCTCTGCTTGTGTATCTGTTTGTGGAAGTGTGTCCTGCGTAAGGATG AGCCCGAAGAGCAGCGTTTGCCAAGAAGAGGCAGAGAAGACAGAGAAACAAGTAGTTGA
- the zgc:113337 gene encoding OX-2 membrane glycoprotein isoform X2, giving the protein MIVVSLPRCLHIWVSLALVPRLQGRVSAPAHLEALVEHPFTLSCTLVKAKGESVHQIRWMDVQNQTLIAYQPGQQDSLSGQQHVELAASPRDASAITIKRVSYRDEGCYTCIFDVYPRGSREGQTCLTVTASVIPDGNKTAVGGKHTSLACRFGLPEKVKQVLWKKIVNKAESREVAFFAKQSDPVIEKEYVDRASLSPSLSDTQLTLWPVRTEDEGCYTCEFHTYPDGTKSATSCLTIFVLPKPQVSYKTTSPGVIEANCTAIARPQAEIVWNVEGDNRTIGPPVSTAIQQSDGTTLVISTLTIRAGLLKDVSVKCLVHHKGLETAIAVSMNTKIGTALAILISVTTVAFLLVLCLCICLWKCVLRKDEPEEQRLPRRGREDRETSS; this is encoded by the exons ATGATTGTGGTCTCCTTGCCAAGATGTCTACACATCTGGGTGTCATTGGCATTGGTGCCCAGACTACAAG GCAGGGTCTCGGCTCCAGCACACCTGGAAGCCCTGGTGGAACATCCCTTCACTCTGAGCTGCACACTGGTCAAGGCTAAAGGAGAATCAGTTCATCAGATCCGCTGGATGGATGTTCAGAACCAGACATTAATCGCTTACCAGCCTGGTCAGCAAGACAGCTTGAGTGGTCAACAGCATGTGGAGCTAGCTGCCTCCCCCCGTGATGCCAGTGCTATCACCATCAAACGGGTCAGCTACAGGGATGAGGGATGCTACACTTGTATCTTTGACGTTTACCCCAGAGGATCAAGGGAGGGACAGACCTGCCTTACTGTTACTG CATCCGTGATTCCAGATGGTAACAAGACTGCAGTGGGTGGTAAACACACCTCTCTGGCCTGTCGGTTTGGCCTGCCTGAGAAAGTCAAGCAGGTGTTGTGGAAGAAGATTGTTAATAAGGCAGAATCTCGTGAAGTTGCGTTTTTCGCTAAGCAGAGTGATCCTGTAATTGAAAAAGAGTATGTGGACCGTGCAAGTCTAAGCCCTTCCCTGTCTGACACCCAGCTTACATTATGGCCAGTCAGAACTGAAGATGAGGGCTGCTACACCTGTGAGTTCCACACGTACCCAGATGGCACTAAGAGTGCCACAAGTTGCCTCACTATATTTG TCCTGCCTAAACCTCAAGTAAGCTACAAGACCACATCTCCAGGAGTGATTGAGGCTAACTGTACTGCCATTGCCCGGCCACAGGCTGAAATAGTATGGAACGTTGAGGGTGATAACAGGACCATTGGTCCACCTGTATCTACCGCTATCCAGCAGAGTGACGGCACTACTCTGGTCATCAGTACATTGACCATACGGGCTGGACTCCTGAAGGATGTCTCTGTCAAATGTCTTGTTCACCACAAAGGACTTGAGACTGCCATTGCTGTTTCTATGAACACTAAGA tCGGGACAGCGCTTGCTATCCTGATATCAGTGACAACTGTAGCATTCCTTCTGGTTCTCTGCTTGTGTATCTGTTTGTGGAAGTGTGTCCTGCGTAAGGATG AGCCCGAAGAGCAGCGTTTGCCAAGAAGAGGCAGAGAAGACAGAGAAACAAGTAGTTGA